Within Capra hircus breed San Clemente chromosome 7, ASM170441v1, whole genome shotgun sequence, the genomic segment AGACAACTCCCTCCCCGCAGTGATCCCCTCAGAGAGACACATTCCCACGGGGAGGTAGTCCCCGCAGGGAGGTCCTCTCCAATCAGGATCTCCTTTCACCCTGACAATCATTTCTGAAACAGATGGTCTCTGAGAGGTGACACTTCCTTTCAAAAGCCCACCCTTCAAAGAAGAGACATTTCCCTAGAGAAGGATCCGCGCCAGGATATTTCACTTGTGGAGCCTGGTGAGGGTACCCTCAATGAAAGACCCCATAAAAGCCATAGTCTCTATGAGAAATTGCCCCTATCCACGAGACTTCATATCCCAAGGAGAGCCTCTTAGAGTGTATCTGCAGTGTATGAGACCTGTCCTCATAGGAGATGCCCCCTCAGAAAAACACTTACAGGCATATACGAACCCCCTTCCCAAGCAGAGACTCCTCAGGGAACcctgccgccccctcccccagcgaTCCCCTCCCTCATCGTCAGGATTAAGAAGCCAGGCTAGGCTGGGCTGTATTTATAGGAACGATTAGCTGGTAGTTGGGAAGGGGGGCAGCGGGAGCGATTTTCACCACTCCCCCGCAGTGTTCCTACTGCTGAGGCCAAGCCAACAATGCTTCCCAGAGTTGGAGTggaagcccccacccccaacGTTGACATTGGAGGGCACGGCGGGGTGGCGGCTTCCCAAGGGTCTCAGCCCATAACTTTCTCGAAGGCCCTGGAGGGCGCGGTCACTGGGCCGGAGCGACCTCTGACAGTCAAAGGGAGCCACTTCGAAGTCTACTTCTTGGTGTTCCCCAGGCGCTTTTCTACTCATCTCTGCGCCTTTGCCTGAGTTGTCTTgatctgtttctctctgtctctgtcggCATGTTTGTGTTGCCATCTCGCCGAGTCTGTTCCTCGCACTTCTCTGTCCAAGGTCGGGACATTTCTTTTGCCCGGGATTCAGCCTGCAGCCTAGGGAACTCTCCGTGGTGCTGATCTGGAGCACTCCTGTCCGTCGTGCTGAAATATGAGCGCAGGGTTGGGGGCGAAGGTCAGGGGAAAGGAAGGGTTATCGGGAGGTACAGCTTAGAAGATGGACAGATATGACCCACGAACACCCTGGACTACCCCAAGATGGAGCGGGTGAGGGCTAAGTCCACTGGATACTGGTTGCTGAAGCCAACAGCGTGTACCCATGCAGCGACCAGGAGACAGTGCctcttgattcatttattcaacaggtattgagcacctactgtgtgcaaagAAGTGGTTTGGATTTTAGGAGTACATCTGTAAAAGAGACAGACAAAAACTCTGCACTAGTCTGAGACTAAAGGGAGAGAGATTGTGGTAGTGGTCATTGCTCACAAAAACACATGCACACTCTATGAGCacaggcaaacacacacacacacacacacacactgcaaacTTACACATGAACATAAACATGCCAACGCATGTTcaacaaacagactcacatacacatacacccatTCTGGAAACACTCCCCAAAACATACAttctacaaacacacacacatacaaacatatatGGAGCAAACACAGAAACACATATACAGACAAACTGACATTCTGCAAACGTACATCCAAACACGTACTTAGaaaacacagacatacacacactcagCAATGCAGACACATACAACACATACAAACACAAGCATAGGCAGGCATATACACAACCGTGATCCAAACCAAGGGAAGCTCAGCTGCACACTAAATACAGTATGCAAAATACAGACACATTATCCTCCCAGTACAAAAcatggacacacatacacatactcatGAACTCACTGGaaggttgtttttctttctttcttttagttttagtttattttggAGGGCCGTTTTACTTGCTGGACACTGCCACTAAACTGTCAGCTCTACGGGGATTGAGATTTCCATGTCTTAGTCAAAACATTGCATCCTCAGAAGCTGGTATAccataagtgctcaataaatgtttgttgaatgaattgagGAAATGTTTGCAGGGGACAGAAATTCACAGAAACTTCAGAGGggtcatgcacacacacattttagaGGGAGACACACACCGTCTCCACACATGGTACCTTATTCACTCATCGTCAACATTCATAGTCAACAACTTTTATCCACCGACCTATTCACAGTATTTCTGCAGGATACCTACCCTCTTCCTACATCcctctccccagcatttattaccTGACTCTTACTCAGCTGGATACACTAGGCTTGGAACATTTACAGACCTCCTTACCCAGATTttgaacatacacacatacatgcacacaaaccCAAGAGATTTGCATAAGCATACCCTCACACAACAAACACATATAAACTCtcagtacatacacacacacacacatacacacacacacacaccctcatccaacacacacacacactcttcacaCATACAGAGTTTAAGTCACAAGCTCTACGTAAAGACAAACACAAGGACATGTACACACCAGCCCCAGATCCTCTGGTCTTTGGTTCCCTGGAGCAGAGGGAGGGGTTAGGGAAAACCACTCCTCTGCATCAACCACGCCCCTTTCAGCTGTCGTTGTTTCCTGGATTTGAGCCTGAGGTGTCTCAGCAGCGGCCTAGACTCCAGTTCGACTAACAGGTGAGAGGTGgccagaagtggccacaggaagaagagagggggaaaaaattgcCTTGACTTCACAGACCCCCAGTATCCCCTGCCCTGGGGACTTTGGATCCCAGGGGCAGAACCCGAGTCCTGCCACAGTCAAGGTTGGCTCCAAAGGTCTAGCCCTGGGTGGCAGTTCCTAAGCCGATTGTAGGCTGAGAGAGAGAAGATGACCATGAAAGGGGCCAGCAGGGATCgagtgggaaggagggaggagactggGCAGAGGAGAGGATGGAATTACTGAAGAAGAGGGGACTGGAAAATCCCGGACGTCCCCTTGGAGGATGGAGGAGGTTGCCTGGGGTCCTGTAGAGTGGGAGATTGTTtcaggggagggagatggggaacCATGGTCAAACAGGAGTGAGGTCACTTGCACCTGAAGGGATGGAAGGGACATAAGCCCCCCATGGGGGGCTCCTGGGTCAAAGGCAGGCCTTCGTGGCCCATGGGGAATTTAGAGTGTTTGGCTATTGCTTCCTCATCAGCTGCCCATTCTTTCGTCTGCCTGGCACTGTCTCCTGGCTGTGCATCAGGACAGTGCCACCCTAAGCTACCAGAAAGGGACAACTGAACCTCACCCTGCATCCCAGCTACCTCTCATCTCAGGCGGACATGGCCTGCAGGGGTCGCACTCGACCCAGGGCCTTGGCCTGGGCCCTGCAGCTGACCCTGGCATGGATGCTGCTGGGGGCTTGTGGAGGGAGCCACCCACTCCCAGCTAGATCACAGAGACACCGTAGGCTGGCGACCAATCTGGGCACAGACCAGCTGTGCCTGGAAGGTAAGCATTCCAGATTATGCCTAAACTCTAACATCCAGAAACCTCAACTCAACCACAACAATGCCAGAATTTCCTTACCAGAGGGATTTAGGGTGACTGAAGGAGGCACCTGGGTCTAGTGGTGATTAAAGAGCGCGGATtacctaggttcaaatcccaactGCCACTtcatagctgtgtgaccctgggcaagtcactcaacctttctgagcctcatgtggaccattaagaaaggaggagaaataaCAGATCTACCTCATAGGGATGTTGTAAAGGAGTATATGTAACCATATGAGAACTTACATCGCTGCCAGGAATGTAATAAATGACAAGTtgattttgatttgtggttattaCTAATTGAAGCTGCATTTACATCCCAAGCaaagtgtctttaatttttatgtttgggAGGACTTACATAATTAGGGTTTCCCAATTTGGAGGGACCCCAAGCCTTGGTTCCTCAGCTGTAAGGACACAAGACTGGAACTCGCTGGAGTCCCTTTCTCTGCGGCCCTCTTTTCCCTCAGAGATGAACCCACCAGAGGCATCGGACTCTGGGCTCCTCCCAGTGCGCTGTGGGGAGCTGAGCCCCAGGTGAGTACACCCACCTCGGGCGTGTCTCTCTGTGTTCTTTGCTCGGGTTGCCCAACTAGGGGCCAAAACCCTTGCGCATCCTGACCTATCCGTCCTGTCTCTCTCGATGTCCAGGTGCGAATCCTTCCTGGTACACCTCCAGGCTGCCCTTCGCAGTCGTTTCCACCTGCTGCTCTTGGGGGTGCGCCAGAGGCAGCCGCTCTGCTCTGAGCTCTGCGATGCCTGGTAGGAGAGGCGGTGTCTGAGGGACGTGGCCTATAGTTTGGGCGGGGCCAAACGAGGGATCTGCCTCTTGATCCTCTGGGCACCTGAAGCGGCGTGGCCCGAGTCCAAAGCCTCCAAGTCTAAAGGACGAGGCATTCTaagccatctatagggtcgcacagagtcggacacgactgaagcgacttagcagcagcagcagcagaaaacggCAGAGGTTGTGGAAACCCTGGCTTCTATGATTGGCAGTACCGAGGAGTAGCCATCCGTGgagcaggacttttttttttttttttttttttttaagggtaggGCCTCTTGAttgagaagaggaactaaaagggtGGGACTGGCCTGGAACAGATAGTCTGAGGTGGGCAAGAATGAGTTCTCAAGTGACAGGGTCCTGGGTAAATGCAGAGAATATGGGGCGGGTTGAAATCTAGGGAATGGTTTTTGTAGGAGCGTGGTTCTAAGAGGCGGGGCCTGGATCTGGTAAGGGACATATAGGGCAAAGCCTTGGAGAGCAGGAATCCCACTAGCCTTTCTCCACCTTCTTCTCTCCACACACCATTCCCAGGTTTGCCACTTGCGAAAGTGACGTCATCTGCAGCCCGACTTGGCTCCCACTCCTAGAAAAGAGGGGCTGCGAGCCTGGCTGCACTACTTATGGGCAGGTGAGCatggggcagaggaaccaggaaagAGACTGACACCTACCCTTACTGTGTCCAGGGTCAACACGTCTAGGTCCCAGAGTCTGGACTGGCATGGCACACTGAAAACCCCCACTCCTACCCTTTCCCCTCCCACAGCCCAGTCTCCATAGCAGGATATATCTGTAGCATCTCTAAGGTCCACTGAGTCCAGATTTGCCCTTTCCCTAACCTCTGCTtatcttgtggctcagatggtaaagaatcagcctgtcgatataggatacctgggttcgatccctgggttgagaagatcccctgaagaagggaatggcaacccactctagtattcttgcctggagaattccatgagatagaggagcctggcggatcgCAGTccgaggggtcacaaagagtcggacatgactgagcgactaacacacacacacacacacacacacacacacacacacacacacacacacacacacaggatggtCTCTGCTCTAGGTGCATTCACAGTCCAGGGGAAGGGCCATAAATCGGAGTCTCCTTCCCCAAGGCCTCAGTCTTAATCTGGTTCTCCCCACTCTCAGGAGCCCCTTGAGACCCCCGTAAGAGCTCGCCCTCCCCATGGCCTCACCCCACTATGGTCCTGCCCCCTAGACTCCCGGGAGGACCCAGAAGTGAGAATAGCCTGCCCTAAGATCTCGCCACAGCCCCCTGGGTCCCTGGACTCCATCCACTGAGGTCCTGAGTCCACTCCTTCGCCCCAGACTTTTGCAGACGGAGCGGAGCTTTGCCGCTCGCTTCTGGGCGACGCGCTACCAGTGGCGGATCCCGGCTCTGTTCACTGCCTCAACATTTCCGTCTCGATGTTGCCGCGTCCCAGGCGTGCACGAAGGGCCCGGGGAACCGTTGTCCGGCGCTCGCGCCGCTCTCGCACCGGGATCCTGGACTCCGCGAGCAGCGGGAGTGGCAGCGGCAGTGGCAGCGGCCCCTAGGGGGCGCCCGGCCCTAAGTGGAAGATACGcttcctctgccccacccccgaccccgccCCTCAAGACAGCCAGCGTCCCACCCTTGTCCCTCTCTGCCTTCTAGTTTCCAGAGTCCCATCCTTCCTCCCTAGGTCCCCAAAGACTCGCCCCTCCCCAGATTATTTGAGAAATAACCCAActgttcattttttccctctaccCCCTAAATAAACTTTCCAGTTAGAGCAATTGATGTGGCTGCTTCTTGGGGGAAATGGGTGGAAGGGATAGTTGCCAGAAAGCATCTCTTGAATCCTCAGGTCCTAAAGTCAGAGCGACTGATTGGTGCGATCATGGAAGTGAGGGCTGGTCTATACCCTAGAGCATCTCACAACTTGGAATATTCGGATGCCAGAAATCGGGAGGGGTCCAGAAGAAGGACTGACAAGCAGAGGTGTGCTCGCCCACCGGGTGCCACCAGTCCCACCAAGCTTCCGGATTTGTACAGATCTGCAGACACCCTTCTATGGTATTCACCTCTCATTAAGCAACCCAAGAGgtgtcttctttccttcctccatttCTCCCAAATGCCCTtcctggggacttctctggtggtgcagtggttaagactctgagcttccattgcagGCGGGTccacccctggtccgggaaccaagatcctgcacgCTTTGAGGTTCAGCCAAAACAAATGCAATTCCTGGCCCTAAAGCAAAGGACTGGACTCAAGACTCGGGATTTGGGTTGTAAACATTAGTCTTTAATCCTCCTCCTTATCCACAGGAGAGAGAgtttcctcacctggaaaatAGGGGCAATATcccttttgttgctgttcagtcatcaGGATCCTGTTCAGTTGCATCTGATGcttttcgaccctgtggactgtacgtTGCCAGGCTCCACGGTTCTGTCtccgagtttgctcagattcatgtccgtggagtcagtgatgctgtgtaaccatctcatcttctgccgcccccttctccttttgtcttcagtctttcccagtattagggtcttctccactgagtctttgcatcaggtgaacaaagtattggagcttcagtttcagttcttccaatgaatattcagggttgatttcctttaggattgatatcCCTTTAGGGTATCTCTTTTACTTTTGTTCAATAGCACAAATTGGTGGATGCCTCGTGtgtccaggcactgtgctaagataTATCAGGCCCATTCCTTGCCctcaaggaaaatgaaataacataaGAAGCAAAGTGCCCTACTGAGAGAGTAGCATATTAGCATTTTTCAGATGCCAGAGACAAACTCAGTTCAAAGTgcctttagggacttccctggccatccagtggttaagactctgcacttccactgcagaaggcacaggtttgatctgattggggaacgaagatcctgaggcacggccaaaaacaaaacaaaaatcaaagccTTTAGCCAAGACAGTGATAAAAGTTTCAGGAACGGCTGTATCTGGCTTCTTAAATGATGTTaggaatctgttttttttttttttcttggctgtacTCTGAGATAGGATCTCTTCACATTAGCAAAGAGGGACCAGCAACTCCGtgattttagtgaaaaaaaaaaaaaaaaaaaaaagggcctaTCTCTCTGTAAAACCAACAAAGTTTCCAGGGCTGGCTCTCATTGATCCAATCTCCTCATAAGCCCACCACTAAAGTCGATAATTGCGTCAGGAGAGGTGCTGTGCTCTCACTGGCCTGACCTGTTTTGTTTGTACCTAAAGTCCATGATGAGATGAgttccatctgagccacatgaACTGATGGATGGGGGAGCGGTTGCCTCTTCACTAAAGAAATTTATGGGCTGGaaccaggagaaggggaaggagtgCTGGTCAGGGAGTCATGGTATATTGACCACAGAGACTGGTGCCTATGACCTTGACTCTGTAGTATATTCACCTGGGCTCAAACCTCAGTTCTACCATTTACTCATTTTGTAACTTTGGGCATATTGCCCAGCAtttatgagcctcagtttcttcatctgtaaaatggggatcataATTGTTCCTCTAATAGGGTTATTGGGAGAAATGAATGAGTTAATACAAGTTGTTATGGTATGCAGTACTGTGTAACAAATAACTCCAAACTTAGTGGCGTAAAACAACCATTATTATCTTTCATGGTTCTGGACTTTCCCTGGGCTCAGCTGGGTGGCTCTCTCATTCAAGTTCTCTCATGCAACTTCAGATCGTGGATGGGACTGGAATCACATTCACACATCTGGTGGTTGGTGCTGGCCCTTGCCATGAAGCTCAGCTGGGGCTGTTAGCCAGAATAACTACACATGGTCCATCGCAGTGGCTTGGGCTTCCTTATAACAAGCCATTGGGTTCTACAAGTACGTGTCCCAAGAAAGAGAGTCATGTGGAACGTGGAAGTTGTCTCACTTTTGATTAGCAAGTTGTAGAAGTCAGTgttggaattccctggctgtccagtggttaggactcggcattTTTttctgccagggcctgggttcaacccctggtcaggtaactaagatctcagaagccatgcagtgtggccaaaaaaaaaaaaaaaaagccacacagTGTCACCTCTGCTTTCTATTCACTGAGTCACTAAAGACAGCTCTTATTTAAAAGGGAGGTGTTCTACGCTCCATCTCCTAATGGTAGGGATGTCAAACAAAATGCTTAGAAAATGCCTGGCATGTAATTAACACTCAATAAATGTAGACATCATCCATAATCACTGTTGTTGCTGATGTTTTATATATACTGCTATTGTgacaaagaagagaaacaggCAATCAAGGAATAGGAGTGAGGTAAACCTTGGAAGGAGTGCCAGCCAGGCCACGGGGAAGAGCATTTAAGGAGGCCTGAAGGTTTCAGGTTCTGGGAACTCCCAGCTGCTCAGAAAGCCTGGAACAGAGCATGGACGTTGGGGTCAGAACGTGGAAGGCCCTGAATGCTAGGCAAAGGCACTTGGATCAGTTAACGAGGGGGGGTGAGAGCCACAGAAGGTTTAAGTGTGGGGGGGTGATCCATCCGACTGACACTCTTGTGGGCCACCAGCAAGCAAGCCAGGAGGAAGGTGAGATTGGAGGACCTTGGGACAGgaactgaaaaatgggcagaaggggATGAATGAGATGGAATCAGAGGAAAAAACCCACAAGGCTGTACTGAGGAGTGTGGGAGCAATCATCTGAAACTTTCAAGAAGCAAACGTTGTTGTCAACTTCAGTTTAAATAAAACCTTGGGGTTCTTAGGCAGGCCTGATGTGGGAACCTGAActccacatcttttttttttcactcacatACTTATTTGTTATTTTCCACCCAATTCCATCTTCCTTGTGATTCTCCTGGTTCTCTATCATAGTCTTAGGAAGGTTGCCTCAGTTCCAAACAGCTGGACTCCACATTTATAACTGCCTGGTGAACTTGATGCTGCTGGCCTTCCTCGTGGGACACAGGCTTCTTAAGTTATGGTgcatgggctctggagctcacggactcagtagttgtgatgcaagGGTCTTAGTtgcggaatgtgggatcttagttcccctgaccagggatcaaacccgagctcCCTGCATTGGTAGCGTGGAGTCTTatcccctggatcaccagggaagtcctactagACTTTTGTTAGAAGAAATATTTGTGAGTTACAGCTTGACAGTACCCCCTAGTTTCTGCTTGTCACCAGCTGGGAGGAAAAAGGGTAACAGTTTCTccttaagtgaagtcactcagtcatgtccaaccctttgggaccccatggactgtagcctaccaggctcctctgtccatgggattttccaggcaatagtactggagtggattgccatttccttctccagcggatcttcccgacccagggattgaacccgggtctcctgcattgcagacagacgctttaccatctgagcccccagggaagtctttgcgagtccatggaattctccaggccaggaatactggagttgggtagccattcccttctccaggggatcttcccaacccagggattgaacccaggtctccctcattgcaggtggattgtttaccaggtgagccacaagagaagcccaagaatactggagtgggtagcctatcccttctccaggggaacttcccgatccaggaatcgaaccatgggctcctgcattgcaggcggattctttaccaattgaactatcagggaagctgtCAGAGGTCCAATGATTTCAAGATGAACTGTACTTCTAGTAATTCTGAGAGGGAAGGAGGCAAGTCTGAGATACTCAACATTTATGGCATAGAAAAGGGCAGAATTACAGATGGAAtcaggctgggacttccctggtggtccagtggttaagatcctgcacttccactgcagagggtgtgggtttgatccttggtcagggaactaaaatcccacaagccttgcaggtgaattaaaaaaacacacacaaaaaacacaaacaaaaacaaatggaatCAGGTTTTATATTTTGTAACTATAGTGATAGCCACAGGCAGAGGAGTAAATAGAAAGATGTCTTTAGGCAGAAAAACAGGTTGGTCAGGGCTCTTCCCAAGGTCTGGCCTCATCACCTCTCCTCTGGGGCCTCCATGCAGCCAGGTCCTCTCACCTCAGCTCTCTGCACTTGCCGCTCCCACCGCCCAGAACAACCTCTGCGTGCAcgtgtgcttggtcgctcagtcaggtccgactctgcgaccccatggactgaagcccgcca encodes:
- the RTBDN gene encoding retbindin: MACRGRTRPRALAWALQLTLAWMLLGACGGSHPLPARSQRHRRLATNLGTDQLCLEEMNPPEASDSGLLPVRCGELSPRCESFLVHLQAALRSRFHLLLLGVRQRQPLCSELCDAWFATCESDVICSPTWLPLLEKRGCEPGCTTYGQTFADGAELCRSLLGDALPVADPGSVHCLNISVSMLPRPRRARRARGTVVRRSRRSRTGILDSASSGSGSGSGSGP